A window of the Harmonia axyridis chromosome 5, icHarAxyr1.1, whole genome shotgun sequence genome harbors these coding sequences:
- the LOC123679841 gene encoding cGMP-dependent protein kinase, isozyme 1-like has product MRNNLKMKALTNCKVWILLQNAFRSIIKESGENIENLEFLKTFPWFRNVDDEVLSKISAANKLLYFGTNEVLDLQVNTLYIISKGNIKLIKKKIGLVKNKNISRVMSRGDHFEGNTESSYDFIVFSPGVELLSFDMEYLQQLIGGSEYFRQETVAWGPFQNTGGLYREEFSEMKFEDLNILGNLGEGSFGRVDLVSYSKDPSKQFALKRVSKHRTVDIRQEGYVLDERKILFSCEHPFIIRLYKTFRSNRYIYMLFEAGHGGEVFEVMKKHDRFDNETARFISASALEALDYLHKRDLIYRDLKPDNMVIDRYGFVKLIDFGLSKHLGFTGRTWSFCGSPFIMAPEIILKIGHDRAVDIWAFGVLIYELLSGHNLFSTVNPMKAYSQIITGIEKVKFPYQLWGLPAEDLVRNLCKKEPNERLGYRRIDDIRKHRWFEGFNWSGLISQTMKPPKILVPKSQNIHAMNLVLNEDKPPPTPPKEMSNWDEIFA; this is encoded by the exons ATgcgaaataatttgaaaatgaaag CTCTCACCAACTGTAAAGTTTGGATACTTCTGCAGAATGCATTCAGGTCTATTATTAAAGAGTCAGGGGAGAATATagaaaatttggaatttttgaAAACCTTTCCGTGGTTCAGGAACGTCGATGATGAAGTGCTTTCGAAAATATCAGCTGCCAATAAACTTTTATATTTCGGTACCAACGAAGTTTTGGATTTGCAAGTCAACACCTTATACATTATAAGCAAGGGCAATATTAagctcatcaaaaaaaaaattg ggttagttaaaaataaaaatatttcacgaGTGATGAGTAGAGGTGATCACTTTGAAGGAAACACCGAGTCGAGTTATGACTTTATTGTATTTAGCCCTGGAGTTGAACTATTATCATTTGATATGGAATATTTACAACAGTTGATTGGCGGAAGTGAATATTTCAGGCAGGAAACTGTTGCGTGGGGGCCATTTCAAAATACTGGTGGATTATACAGAg aAGAATTCTCAGAAATGAAATTCGAGGATTTGAATATATTGGGAAATCTAGGGGAGGGAAGTTTTGGAAGAGTAGATTTAGTGAGTTATTCGAAGGACCCAAGCAAGCAATTTGCTCTGAAACGAGTTTCAAAGCACCGCACTGTAGACATACGGCAGGAAGGTTATGTACTTGACGAGAGGAAAATTCTCTTCAGTTGTGAACACCCATTTATTATTAG ATTGTACAAAACGTTCCGAAGCAATAGATATATATACATGCTCTTCGAAGCAGGCCATGGTGGAGAAGTCTTTGAAGTCATGAAAAAACATGATCGTTTCGATAACGAAACAGCTCGCTTCATCTCAGCTAGTGCCCTAGAAGCTCTAGACTATTTACATAAAAGGGATTTAATCTATAG GGATCTGAAACCAGACAATATGGTTATCGACCGATATGGATTTGTGAAGCTCATAGACTTTGGACTATCAAAGCATTTGGGTTTCACAGGAAGGACATGGTCCTTTTGTGGCTCGCCTTTTATTATGGCCCCCGAAATTATCCTGAAAATAGGTCACGATAGAGCTGTGGACATCTGGGCATTTGGAGTGTTGATTTATGAATTGCTAAGCGGACA TAATTTATTCAGTACAGTCAACCCAATGAAGGCGTACAGTCAAATAATTACAGGGATCGAAAAAGTTAAATTTCCTTATCAGCTATGGGGCCTACCAGCTGAAGACTTAGTTAGAAATTTATGTAAAAAGGAACCAAATGAAAGACTGGGATATCGAAGAATTGACGATATAAGAAAACACAG ATGGTTCGAGGGATTTAATTGGTCTGGTCTTATATCTCAGACAATGAAACCTCCCAAGATTCTTGTTCCCAAATCGCAGAATATTCATGCCATGAATTTGGTGTTGA